A single Bacillus sp. HMF5848 DNA region contains:
- the cmr1 gene encoding type III-B CRISPR module RAMP protein Cmr1: MIDLEQLSKASSKVEKNYDLQLITTLLMHGSELKKEAEVRIPSIKGVYRYWWRSLQHDISAEKLLEMEKQLFGGATSGKENRGNKSIVTLTNTNLTDRLQMKVCPHKQTRFSSPGIKSGEEFTINLLVNKKDENSLTMFDSYLQIMFMLSGFGQRSRRGAGALQLKKHNWTTIGDFQSELKNLLTLVKKDVYFTFPSDRAKSCILECQRNTSNHPILTGVWIGRPFENDEIARTSISEAGHEANPGGKKQFLGSAKPRQASPLHGTVRKIGHQYYPIISEVITGKDMNSKYIDARNKFLDWLGVRL; the protein is encoded by the coding sequence ATGATTGATTTAGAGCAACTTAGCAAGGCTAGTTCAAAAGTTGAAAAAAACTATGATCTGCAATTAATAACCACTTTATTAATGCATGGATCAGAATTGAAAAAAGAGGCTGAAGTGAGGATTCCGTCAATAAAGGGTGTGTACCGGTATTGGTGGAGATCACTTCAACATGACATTTCAGCTGAAAAATTGCTAGAAATGGAAAAGCAGTTATTTGGAGGAGCAACGAGTGGAAAAGAGAATAGGGGAAATAAATCCATTGTTACGTTAACCAATACAAATTTAACTGATCGACTTCAAATGAAAGTCTGCCCGCACAAACAAACAAGGTTTTCATCCCCAGGTATAAAATCAGGAGAAGAGTTTACTATTAACCTTCTTGTGAACAAGAAAGATGAGAATTCCTTAACTATGTTTGATTCTTATCTTCAAATTATGTTTATGCTTTCTGGATTTGGTCAGCGCAGTAGAAGAGGAGCAGGAGCATTACAGTTAAAGAAACATAATTGGACAACAATAGGTGATTTTCAATCAGAACTAAAAAATCTATTAACGCTTGTAAAGAAAGATGTATATTTTACATTTCCGTCTGATAGAGCAAAATCTTGTATTCTAGAGTGTCAAAGGAACACGAGTAATCATCCAATTCTAACGGGTGTATGGATCGGGAGACCATTTGAAAATGATGAGATAGCTAGAACAAGCATTAGTGAAGCAGGTCACGAAGCAAATCCAGGAGGAAAGAAACAGTTTTTAGGCTCTGCCAAACCTAGACAAGCATCCCCACTTCATGGAACTGTTCGTAAAATTGGACATCAATATTATCCCATTATTTCTGAAGTAATTACTGGTAAAGATATGAATAGTAAGTATATTGATGCTCGCAACAAATTTTTGGATTGGCTAGGGGTGAGGTTATGA
- the cas10 gene encoding type III-B CRISPR-associated protein Cas10/Cmr2 yields the protein MNKECLLLVSIGPVQSFIASARKVEDLWSGSYLLSYLVKKAILSLFDNAEIEDIEVEMIYPSQNRQTLNELSQGELVETPSLPNRFICKVKASEEKTAALAKQIETKVQNELYYLCKAAIDEKVFTSSQVKKDLMIKLMEEQVNSFLEVFWTVELLENEKNYELARTRIEKRLAAIKNNRPIKQVVQDGLVCTVCGDREALHEHEYEENDRIGKMKNSLKATWDKRSNLYKGNKDNVGRIRDNEALCSICLGKRVARDYFKVIREVGTKYFKSFPPIREIAEEETYYAIIMMDGDDMGQWFSGKKGDANGVSILNQQRISKRLEIFSKQVVPELVKEYKGKLIYSGGDDVLAFVPLHYALLLAKKLRQAFSSEDKGLGELATASIGMVVAHQKAPLGQLLTYTRKLEKKAKTYKHPISYNEKDALALSVFTHSGEVREVTLPWLLDGNVKNTNESNWSIDRLIDIIDLLNNELSSTFLYTFAQEFLPLIGSQYDRKLSVFEYDKSLNEDLFMCEMKRLIDRAKVNYEIKTNDYAECMLQLHKLVSSTLQFIHLLEILRFFNRKR from the coding sequence ATGAATAAAGAATGCTTATTGCTTGTGAGTATAGGACCAGTTCAATCTTTTATTGCTTCAGCTAGAAAAGTAGAGGATTTATGGAGTGGAAGTTATTTGTTGTCATATTTGGTTAAAAAGGCAATTCTATCTTTATTTGATAATGCAGAAATCGAAGATATTGAGGTAGAAATGATCTATCCATCACAGAATAGACAGACATTAAATGAGCTGTCACAAGGTGAGTTAGTCGAAACACCTTCTTTACCAAATCGTTTTATTTGTAAAGTAAAAGCTTCCGAAGAAAAGACTGCTGCTCTTGCTAAACAAATTGAAACAAAGGTACAAAATGAATTATATTATCTCTGCAAGGCTGCTATTGATGAAAAAGTGTTTACCAGTTCGCAAGTAAAAAAAGATTTAATGATTAAGCTCATGGAAGAGCAGGTGAATTCGTTTCTTGAAGTATTTTGGACAGTAGAATTACTTGAAAATGAAAAAAATTATGAACTAGCTAGAACACGTATTGAAAAACGTCTTGCTGCGATTAAAAATAATAGGCCAATCAAACAAGTGGTTCAAGATGGACTTGTTTGCACTGTTTGTGGTGATAGAGAAGCTTTACATGAGCATGAATATGAAGAAAATGACCGAATTGGGAAAATGAAGAATAGTTTGAAAGCAACTTGGGATAAAAGAAGCAACTTATATAAAGGCAACAAAGATAATGTTGGAAGAATACGTGACAATGAAGCACTTTGTAGTATTTGTCTAGGTAAACGTGTTGCACGTGATTATTTCAAAGTAATAAGAGAAGTAGGAACAAAGTACTTTAAAAGTTTTCCCCCTATCCGTGAAATTGCGGAGGAAGAAACGTATTACGCCATAATTATGATGGATGGCGATGACATGGGACAATGGTTCTCAGGGAAAAAGGGTGATGCTAACGGTGTCTCTATCCTTAATCAACAAAGGATCAGCAAAAGGCTTGAAATTTTCTCTAAGCAAGTTGTACCTGAGTTAGTGAAAGAATATAAAGGAAAACTGATTTACTCTGGAGGAGACGATGTATTAGCCTTTGTACCGTTACATTATGCTTTGTTACTGGCAAAAAAATTAAGACAAGCATTTTCAAGTGAAGACAAGGGCCTTGGAGAACTAGCAACTGCATCAATTGGAATGGTCGTTGCACACCAAAAAGCACCATTAGGACAATTATTAACCTATACGAGAAAGCTTGAGAAAAAGGCTAAAACATACAAGCATCCTATTTCTTACAATGAAAAAGATGCGCTAGCATTGTCTGTGTTTACACATTCTGGAGAGGTACGTGAGGTTACTTTGCCATGGCTTTTAGATGGTAATGTAAAAAATACCAATGAGTCTAATTGGTCTATAGACCGATTAATAGACATTATTGATTTGTTAAATAATGAACTTTCATCGACCTTTTTATATACATTTGCACAGGAATTTCTTCCGTTAATAGGGTCCCAATATGATAGGAAACTATCCGTTTTTGAGTATGATAAATCTTTAAATGAAGACTTGTTTATGTGTGAAATGAAGAGGTTGATTGATCGTGCTAAAGTCAATTATGAAATAAAGACTAATGATTATGCAGAATGCATGCTCCAATTACATAAATTGGTAAGTTCGACTCTACAATTTATTCACTTATTAGAAATACTTCGATTTTTTAATAGGAAGAGGTGA
- the cmr3 gene encoding type III-B CRISPR module-associated protein Cmr3, whose amino-acid sequence MTTLFLKPVDTFFFRDHKELTPGENSSANGYFPPRPGTVYGAIRSAYIHYYSDFVSFNEKKDGNLKEWMGTPSNHGGFSIKGTFLHDGEHCLLPLPIDHQVINGKEKREAYPLHLVKEETYSSDNSSYRLYGVRDEKSSSGEGLYIPLDEFKQQLLNRDSSVSPVGLDHLLVKEPKVGIARNWETRRSNDGMLYQMIMSRFVEKHAGSSGGLLVECDNSPDLSDISIVSLGGENRPWTVEVLDSKPFFSDMEKKAIVEEIKSTEIARMILVSPAIWEHGNLPNCWNPETNKLHLADELSVDLLTIAVSRPMTIGGWDIKKQRPKKRKHAVSAGTVLYVRVQKEQAEQFVNTVFSMRLTDDLAHEGYGYTVCGSYKMKEECI is encoded by the coding sequence TTGACAACTCTATTTTTAAAACCAGTTGATACTTTTTTCTTTAGAGATCACAAGGAACTTACACCAGGTGAGAATTCATCTGCAAATGGTTATTTTCCACCGCGACCAGGGACAGTATATGGTGCAATTCGAAGTGCATATATTCACTATTACAGCGATTTTGTTTCGTTTAATGAAAAGAAAGACGGAAATCTAAAAGAATGGATGGGAACACCTTCAAATCATGGGGGATTTTCGATTAAAGGAACGTTTTTACATGATGGAGAACACTGTTTACTGCCACTTCCTATTGATCATCAAGTGATAAATGGAAAAGAGAAAAGAGAAGCATATCCTTTGCACCTAGTAAAAGAAGAAACATACTCTTCGGATAATAGTTCATACCGTTTATATGGTGTGCGAGATGAAAAATCGAGTTCCGGTGAAGGGCTTTATATTCCACTCGATGAATTTAAGCAGCAGCTCCTGAATAGAGATTCATCTGTATCTCCTGTTGGACTGGATCATTTGCTTGTAAAAGAACCTAAGGTAGGGATTGCTCGGAATTGGGAAACCCGACGTTCAAATGATGGTATGCTTTACCAAATGATAATGAGCCGATTTGTCGAGAAACATGCTGGATCTTCAGGAGGGTTATTGGTAGAATGTGACAATTCTCCCGATTTATCTGATATATCTATTGTTAGTTTAGGTGGGGAAAATAGACCTTGGACAGTAGAAGTACTAGATTCAAAACCATTTTTTTCAGACATGGAGAAGAAAGCAATAGTTGAAGAAATAAAAAGTACCGAAATAGCACGTATGATTTTAGTAAGTCCTGCTATATGGGAGCATGGCAACCTGCCGAATTGCTGGAACCCTGAAACGAACAAGTTACATTTAGCTGATGAACTTTCTGTTGATTTATTAACAATTGCAGTATCTCGTCCTATGACAATTGGTGGATGGGATATAAAAAAACAACGACCAAAGAAACGAAAACATGCAGTATCAGCAGGAACAGTTTTATATGTGCGAGTTCAAAAAGAGCAGGCTGAACAATTTGTAAATACAGTTTTTTCTATGAGACTTACAGATGACTTGGCCCATGAAGGCTATGGATATACAGTTTGTGGAAGTTATAAAATGAAAGAGGAGTGTATATAA
- the cmr4 gene encoding type III-B CRISPR module RAMP protein Cmr4, translating to MYTKVEPFLLYCLSSVHAGSGSEVGIIDLPIQREQHTGFPKIESSSLKGAIRATAEETNSLNGGDQNQLELVFGSAPEKSKESSQSQAGAIALSDARILLFPVKSIRGVFAWVTSPFVLNRFKKEMLMYLTKNSESYKQIEKLAIPNENTVSSSRLLASGNNIVLEEYTYEVQQETATSELASQLNSWLFRSMDMNLSENLVVLSDDDFTDFVKLSTEVNARIKINSNTGIVDKGALWYEENVPAETVFYSFLFAGNARVLDKEMKEQYSDEWVISYVKSEENIPEVFQLGGNSTLGRGMLRKVWI from the coding sequence ATGTATACAAAAGTTGAACCGTTTTTACTATATTGCTTATCATCAGTTCATGCTGGAAGTGGGAGCGAAGTAGGAATAATTGATTTACCAATTCAAAGAGAGCAGCATACTGGCTTTCCTAAAATAGAGAGTTCTTCTTTAAAGGGTGCAATTCGTGCAACAGCAGAAGAAACCAATTCCTTGAACGGAGGAGATCAGAATCAACTTGAGTTAGTTTTTGGAAGTGCTCCAGAAAAGTCAAAAGAGTCATCACAATCTCAAGCAGGCGCTATTGCTCTGTCGGATGCGAGAATTTTGTTATTTCCAGTAAAATCAATTCGTGGAGTATTTGCATGGGTCACATCTCCATTTGTGTTAAATAGGTTTAAAAAAGAAATGTTAATGTATTTAACGAAAAATAGTGAATCATATAAACAAATAGAGAAGCTTGCAATTCCAAATGAAAATACAGTTTCTTCAAGTAGATTACTAGCATCAGGAAATAACATAGTTCTTGAGGAATATACATACGAAGTTCAACAGGAAACTGCCACTTCTGAATTAGCTTCACAACTTAATAGCTGGCTATTTAGAAGTATGGATATGAATTTATCAGAAAACCTTGTTGTGCTAAGTGATGATGACTTTACTGATTTTGTAAAACTATCAACAGAAGTGAATGCAAGAATCAAAATTAACTCTAATACAGGAATAGTTGATAAAGGTGCATTATGGTACGAAGAGAATGTACCTGCAGAAACTGTTTTTTATAGTTTTCTATTTGCGGGAAATGCGAGAGTACTAGACAAAGAAATGAAAGAACAGTATTCAGATGAATGGGTTATATCTTATGTCAAATCAGAAGAAAATATTCCTGAAGTTTTTCAGTTAGGTGGGAACAGCACACTTGGTCGTGGAATGCTTCGAAAAGTATGGATTTAA
- the cmr5 gene encoding type III-B CRISPR module-associated protein Cmr5 — MNKKNETTIEKIENGRAAFAFREVKEYIEKNGQSSKFRSYIKKMPAMIQVNGLGQTLAFYYSNHSKEKEYGDIYNIIGKWCSIQLSGLINSEDEFVEQVINLNSKSYKVVTVETLSLLNWMRRFADGMIRTQD, encoded by the coding sequence ATGAATAAAAAGAATGAAACCACTATTGAAAAAATAGAAAATGGTCGTGCAGCTTTTGCTTTCAGAGAAGTAAAGGAGTATATCGAAAAAAATGGACAATCCTCAAAGTTTCGCTCGTATATAAAAAAAATGCCTGCTATGATTCAAGTCAATGGGTTAGGTCAAACCCTTGCATTTTATTATTCAAATCATTCAAAGGAAAAAGAGTATGGTGATATTTATAATATCATTGGGAAATGGTGTTCAATACAGTTGTCAGGTTTAATTAATAGTGAAGATGAATTTGTTGAGCAGGTTATCAACTTAAACAGTAAAAGTTATAAAGTTGTGACAGTCGAAACTCTGTCACTTTTAAATTGGATGAGACGTTTTGCTGATGGAATGATCAGAACTCAAGATTAG